One Rhipicephalus microplus isolate Deutch F79 unplaced genomic scaffold, USDA_Rmic scaffold_12, whole genome shotgun sequence DNA segment encodes these proteins:
- the LOC119166761 gene encoding uncharacterized protein LOC119166761 isoform X5, whose protein sequence is MWRGIPSKTHCRLCSFLVKNAHQSKSTGVLTVEEPFPWERKFIVFESYLRELLINCTICGQAVGNLNFSVMGTLDVIGRVCERLHKLWWRSQQLVRGSGAGAGNFLLAAGMLYSCCVVATTIRCLGAQIITECAFYNYQRAYLLPAVKQVTGDVTFLATAPNISRTVCLPGRMAAFYTLSWYKSEVTKSPLQCLHGKGKTC, encoded by the exons TGCCCATCAAAGCAAGAGCACTGGAGTTCTAACGGTGGAAGAGCCCTTTCCCTGGGAACGAAAGTTCATTGTGTTTGAGAGCTACCTTCGAGAACTCCTCATTAACTGCACCATATGTGGCCAAGCAGTTGGCAACCTGAACTTCAGTGTCATGGGAACTCTGGACGTTATAGGGCGGGTGTGCGAGCGACTACACAAGCTCTGGTGGAGAAGCCAGCAACTTGTTCGAGGTAGTGGAGCTGGAGCCGGCAACTTCCTCCTGGCTGCTGGCATGCTCTACTCATGCTGTGTGGTGGCCACAACCATCCGATGCCTTGGTGCTCagatcatcacggagtgtgcctTCTACAACTACCAGAGGGCCTACTTGCTCCCTGCAGTAAAACAG GTGACGGGCGATGTGACTTTCCTGGCTACAGCGCCAAATATCTCGCGCACAGTGTGCTTGCCAGGCAGAATGGCTGCATTTTACACACTGAGCTGGTACAAGTCGGAAG TCACCAAAAGTCCTCTACAATGTCTCCATGGAAAAGGAAAGACTTGCTAA
- the LOC119166761 gene encoding uncharacterized protein LOC119166761 isoform X3: MWRGIPSKTHCRLCSFLVKNAHQSKSTGVLTVEEPFPWERKFIVFESYLRELLINCTICGQAVGNLNFSVMGTLDVIGRVCERLHKLWWRSQQLVRGSGAGAGNFLLAAGMLYSCCVVATTIRCLGAQIITECAFYNYQRAYLLPAVKQLALKKQAAMVDTLGDLLIDLAGDGRCDFPGYSAKYLAHSVLARQNGCILHTELVQVGSHQKSSTMSPWKRKDLLSA; this comes from the exons TGCCCATCAAAGCAAGAGCACTGGAGTTCTAACGGTGGAAGAGCCCTTTCCCTGGGAACGAAAGTTCATTGTGTTTGAGAGCTACCTTCGAGAACTCCTCATTAACTGCACCATATGTGGCCAAGCAGTTGGCAACCTGAACTTCAGTGTCATGGGAACTCTGGACGTTATAGGGCGGGTGTGCGAGCGACTACACAAGCTCTGGTGGAGAAGCCAGCAACTTGTTCGAGGTAGTGGAGCTGGAGCCGGCAACTTCCTCCTGGCTGCTGGCATGCTCTACTCATGCTGTGTGGTGGCCACAACCATCCGATGCCTTGGTGCTCagatcatcacggagtgtgcctTCTACAACTACCAGAGGGCCTACTTGCTCCCTGCAGTAAAACAG CTCGCCCTCAAAAAACAAGCAGCCATGGTGGATACACTTGGTGATTTGCTAATTGACTTGGCAGGTGACGGGCGATGTGACTTTCCTGGCTACAGCGCCAAATATCTCGCGCACAGTGTGCTTGCCAGGCAGAATGGCTGCATTTTACACACTGAGCTGGTACAAGTCGGAAG TCACCAAAAGTCCTCTACAATGTCTCCATGGAAAAGGAAAGACTTGCTAAGTGCCTGA